A single window of Ovis canadensis isolate MfBH-ARS-UI-01 breed Bighorn chromosome 15, ARS-UI_OviCan_v2, whole genome shotgun sequence DNA harbors:
- the MPZL2 gene encoding myelin protein zero-like protein 2, whose product MYGKSPTRAVRFLLGLQLTALWPIAAVEIYTPRVLEAVNGTDIRLKCTFSSFAPVGDALTVTWNFRPRDGGPEQFVFYYHVDPFKPMSGRFKDRVVWDGNPERYDVSILLWKLQFDDNGTYTCQVKNPPDVDGLIGEIQLSVVQTVRFSEIHFLALAIGSACALMVIIVIVVVLFQHFRKKRRAERAHKVVEIKSKEEEKLNQEKKASVSLEYTD is encoded by the exons ATGTATGGCAAGAGCCCTACGCGTGCTGTGCGTTTTCTCCTTGGCTTACAGCTCACAG CTCTTTGGCCAATAGCAGCTGTGGAAATTTACACTCCCCGTGTGCTGGAGGCTGTCAATGGGACAGATATTCGGTTAAAATGCACTTTCTCCAGCTTTGCCCCAGTGGGTGATGCTCTCACGGTGACCTGGAATTTCCGTCCTCGAGATGGGGGCCCTGAGCAGTTT GTTTTCTACTACCATGTGGATCCCTTCAAACCCATGAGTGGGCGCTTCAAGGACCGAGTGGTCTGGGATGGGAACCCTGAGCGGTATGATGTCTCCATCCTCCTCTGGAAGCTGCAGTTTGATGACAACGGGACATACACCTGTcaggtgaagaacccgcctgacgTTGATGGGCTGATCGGGGAGATCCAGCTCAGCGTCGTGCAGACCG TACGCTTCTCTGAGATCCACTTCCTGGCTTTGGCCATTGGCTCCGCCTGTGCACTGATGGTCATAATAGTAATTGTGGTGGTCCTCTTCCAGCATTTCCGGAAAAAGCGACGGGCTGAAAGAGCACATAAAGTGGTGGAGATAAAATC aaaagaagaagaaaagctcaACCAGGAAAAAAAGGCTTCTGTTTCTTTAGAATACACAGACTAA